In Deinococcus puniceus, one genomic interval encodes:
- the mreB gene encoding rod shape-determining protein yields the protein MRLSEDIGIDLGTATFLIYSKTRGLVLQEPSVIAMTRDSKQVKAVGEEAYRMIGRTPGGIVAVRPIKDGVIADEGLTEKMITMFLQKVQGNAGRLFGFKPQLMVGVPSNVSDVEKRAVLRAALNSNAKRAFLIEEPLAAAIGAGLKIAEPIGSMVVDIGGGSTDVAVISLGGIVVSESMRIAGNEFDESIIRYVRRKHNVLIGERTAEEIKVKVGAAMLLNDGESLTAEVRGRDLVNGLPKTISLDSHDVVEALSEPVSKIVDCVKRVLEITPPELVSDIIDRGIVMTGGGSLLRNFDELLRQTTGIPVAVAENAVEAVAVGTGMALEMIPVLGDSLVSSDNYLRR from the coding sequence GTGCGGTTGTCTGAAGATATTGGCATTGATCTGGGAACGGCGACGTTCCTTATTTACAGCAAGACCCGTGGTTTGGTACTGCAAGAACCCAGCGTGATCGCCATGACGCGCGACAGCAAGCAGGTCAAGGCGGTGGGCGAGGAGGCTTACCGCATGATCGGGCGCACGCCGGGCGGAATCGTGGCGGTGCGGCCTATCAAAGACGGCGTGATTGCCGATGAAGGGCTGACCGAAAAGATGATCACCATGTTCCTGCAAAAAGTGCAGGGCAATGCGGGCCGTCTGTTCGGATTCAAGCCTCAACTGATGGTGGGGGTGCCCAGCAACGTCAGCGACGTAGAAAAACGCGCCGTGCTGCGGGCCGCCCTGAACTCGAATGCCAAGCGGGCCTTCCTGATCGAGGAACCGCTGGCCGCCGCAATCGGCGCGGGCCTGAAGATTGCCGAGCCGATTGGCAGCATGGTTGTCGATATTGGCGGCGGCAGTACCGATGTGGCCGTGATTTCTCTGGGCGGCATCGTCGTCAGCGAGTCTATGCGAATCGCGGGCAACGAGTTCGATGAAAGCATCATCCGCTACGTGCGCCGCAAGCATAACGTGCTGATCGGGGAGCGCACCGCCGAAGAAATCAAGGTGAAAGTGGGCGCGGCCATGCTGCTGAACGACGGCGAAAGCCTGACCGCAGAAGTGCGCGGGCGTGACCTCGTGAACGGTCTGCCCAAGACCATTTCGCTGGACAGCCATGACGTGGTGGAAGCCCTGTCGGAACCCGTCTCCAAAATCGTGGACTGCGTAAAGCGCGTGCTGGAAATTACGCCGCCCGAACTGGTCAGCGACATTATTGACCGGGGCATCGTGATGACGGGCGGCGGTAGCCTGCTTCGTAACTTTGATGAACTGCTGCGCCAGACCACCGGGATTCCCGTAGCTGTGGCCGAAAACGCCGTGGAAGCCGTCGCGGTAGGTACAGGCATGGCGCTGGAAATGATTCCGGTGCTGGGCGACAGCCTTGTTTCGAGCGACAACTATTTGCGCCGATAG
- a CDS encoding acyl-CoA dehydrogenase: protein MTATLAAPGMSFALSDEQRMIVQHVREYCRAEIAPKAAAFDRSGDYPHEQLRGLADMGLMGATVPEEWGGAGLDSVTYALCLEEIAAADASVAVIVSVQNGLPEQMILRYGTDAQREQYLRPLATGQHIGAFCLTEPGAGSDAASLRLKAEADADGWILNGSKAWITSGGQAHTYLVMARTGGAGARGVSCFVVPHDAPGLSFGKPEEKLGLHAAHTTTVNFDGVRVGTDQLVGDEGQGLIIALASLDAGRIGIAMQALGIARSALEHAARYALEREQFGKRISEFEGVSFKIAQMAAHTEAARMMALKAAWLKDAGQPYGKEASIAKLLASDAAVNCSRDAIQIFGGNGYSRDYPVERLYRDAKVTEIYEGTSEIQQLVISRAVFKELGG, encoded by the coding sequence ATGACCGCCACCCTAGCCGCCCCCGGCATGTCGTTTGCCCTCTCCGACGAGCAGCGCATGATCGTTCAGCACGTGCGCGAATATTGCCGCGCCGAGATTGCGCCCAAAGCCGCCGCGTTTGACCGGAGCGGCGACTACCCGCACGAGCAGTTGCGCGGGTTGGCCGACATGGGCCTGATGGGGGCCACCGTGCCCGAAGAATGGGGCGGCGCGGGGCTAGACAGCGTAACCTATGCGCTGTGCCTAGAGGAAATCGCGGCGGCGGATGCGAGTGTGGCCGTGATCGTGAGTGTGCAGAACGGCTTGCCCGAACAGATGATCTTGCGCTACGGAACCGACGCCCAGCGCGAGCAATATTTGCGCCCACTCGCCACCGGGCAGCACATCGGCGCGTTTTGCCTGACCGAACCCGGCGCGGGCAGCGACGCCGCCAGCCTGAGACTGAAGGCCGAAGCCGATGCTGACGGTTGGATTCTGAACGGCAGCAAGGCGTGGATTACCAGCGGCGGGCAGGCCCACACCTACCTCGTGATGGCCCGCACAGGCGGAGCGGGCGCACGCGGCGTCAGCTGCTTCGTGGTGCCGCACGACGCCCCCGGCCTCAGCTTCGGCAAGCCCGAAGAAAAGCTGGGTCTGCACGCTGCCCATACCACCACCGTCAATTTTGATGGCGTGCGCGTGGGCACAGATCAACTGGTTGGCGACGAGGGCCAAGGCCTGATTATCGCGCTGGCGAGTCTGGATGCGGGGCGCATCGGCATTGCTATGCAGGCACTCGGCATTGCCCGCAGTGCGCTGGAACATGCCGCCCGCTACGCCCTAGAGCGCGAGCAGTTCGGCAAACGCATCAGCGAATTTGAAGGCGTGTCGTTCAAGATCGCGCAGATGGCCGCCCACACCGAGGCCGCCCGGATGATGGCCCTCAAAGCCGCGTGGCTGAAGGACGCGGGCCAGCCCTACGGCAAAGAGGCCAGCATTGCCAAGCTCCTTGCCAGTGACGCCGCCGTGAACTGTAGCCGCGACGCCATCCAGATTTTCGGCGGCAACGGCTACAGCCGCGATTACCCCGTAGAGAGGTTGTACCGCGACGCCAAAGTTACCGAGATTTATGAAGGCACGAGCGAAATTCAGCAGTTGGTGATCAGTCGGGCCGTGTTTAAGGAATTGGGTGGGTGA
- the ilvD gene encoding dihydroxy-acid dehydratase: MTDTTSKRKLNWNSHQVTQGDARAPNRAMLRAVGFQDGDFEKPIIGVAHAQSNITPCNNGLGELAGHITGAITEGGGMPQVYGTITVSDGISMGTEGMKCSLVSREVIADSIETVSRGQSHDGVIVVGGCDKNMPGAMIGIARLNIPAIFVYGGTIKPGHYNGKDLTIVSVFEAVGALGAGKMSREDFNEIEKRACPGNGSCGGMYTANTMSSAFEAMGMSLPFSSTMSAVDAEKAVSSADSARALLKLIEADIRPKDILTKKAFENAITVIMAVGGSTNAVLHLMAIAHACDIDLDLADFERIREATPVFCDLKPSGQYVATDLHDVGGIPRVMKMLLKEGLLHGDCLTVTGKTIAENLESEPEEPNAGQDVIRPYDQPLYAQGHLAILRGNLAPEGSVAKISGLKSIKITGPARIFESEEESMAAIMADQINPGDVLVIRYEGPKGGPGMREMLSPTSAIIGKGLGDSVGLITDGRFSGGTFGLVVGHVAPEAFVGGPIALVHEGDTIELNAETCELTLHVDDAEIERRRAAWVQPEPRYKRGVLAKYAKLVSSAAVGAYTD, from the coding sequence ATGACCGACACCACCAGCAAACGCAAACTGAACTGGAACAGCCATCAGGTCACGCAGGGCGACGCCCGCGCCCCCAACCGGGCCATGTTGCGGGCGGTGGGCTTTCAAGACGGCGATTTTGAGAAGCCGATTATTGGCGTGGCGCACGCGCAGAGCAACATCACGCCCTGCAACAACGGGCTGGGCGAACTGGCGGGCCACATCACCGGGGCCATCACCGAGGGCGGCGGGATGCCACAGGTGTACGGCACCATTACCGTGTCGGACGGCATCAGCATGGGCACCGAGGGCATGAAGTGCAGTCTGGTCAGCCGTGAAGTGATCGCCGATTCCATCGAAACGGTGAGCCGGGGCCAGAGTCATGACGGCGTGATCGTGGTGGGCGGCTGCGACAAGAACATGCCCGGAGCCATGATCGGCATTGCGCGGCTGAATATTCCGGCTATTTTCGTGTATGGCGGCACCATCAAGCCCGGCCATTACAACGGCAAAGACCTGACCATCGTCAGCGTGTTCGAGGCGGTGGGCGCACTGGGCGCGGGCAAAATGAGCCGCGAAGACTTCAATGAAATCGAAAAACGCGCTTGCCCCGGCAACGGCTCCTGCGGCGGCATGTACACCGCCAACACCATGAGCAGCGCCTTCGAAGCGATGGGCATGAGCCTGCCGTTTTCCTCCACCATGAGCGCCGTGGACGCCGAAAAAGCCGTGAGCAGCGCCGACAGCGCCCGCGCCCTGCTGAAACTGATCGAAGCAGACATCCGGCCCAAAGACATTCTGACCAAGAAGGCCTTCGAGAACGCGATTACCGTGATTATGGCAGTAGGCGGAAGCACCAACGCCGTGCTGCACCTGATGGCGATTGCCCACGCCTGCGACATAGACCTTGATCTGGCCGACTTCGAACGCATCCGCGAGGCCACCCCGGTCTTCTGTGACCTGAAACCCAGCGGCCAATATGTGGCGACTGACCTGCACGATGTAGGCGGCATTCCCCGCGTAATGAAGATGCTGCTGAAAGAGGGCCTGCTGCACGGCGACTGCCTGACGGTGACCGGCAAAACCATTGCCGAGAACTTGGAAAGCGAGCCGGAAGAACCCAACGCCGGGCAGGACGTGATTCGCCCTTACGATCAGCCGCTGTACGCGCAGGGCCACCTCGCCATTCTGCGCGGCAACCTCGCCCCAGAAGGCAGCGTCGCCAAGATTTCGGGCCTGAAAAGCATCAAAATTACTGGCCCTGCCCGCATCTTCGAGAGTGAAGAGGAGAGCATGGCGGCGATCATGGCCGATCAGATCAACCCCGGCGACGTGCTGGTCATCCGTTACGAAGGCCCCAAAGGTGGCCCCGGCATGCGCGAAATGCTCTCGCCTACCAGTGCCATCATCGGCAAGGGCCTCGGCGACAGCGTGGGCCTGATTACCGACGGGCGCTTTTCGGGCGGCACCTTTGGGCTGGTGGTGGGTCACGTCGCGCCGGAAGCCTTTGTGGGCGGCCCCATCGCGCTGGTGCATGAGGGCGACACAATTGAACTGAACGCCGAAACCTGCGAGTTGACGTTGCATGTAGACGACGCAGAAATTGAGCGCCGCCGGGCCGCGTGGGTGCAGCCGGAACCACGTTATAAGCGCGGCGTGCTGGCGAAATACGCGAAACTGGTGAGTAGCGCGGCGGTTGGGGCTTACACGGACTGA
- a CDS encoding c-type cytochrome, whose translation MPTRFRSALLWLAPVLLASPIVAAALQTAPVATVTLPVLKFTTPNAARGAQISANCAGCHGVGGVSKDEAVPALAGQVASFTRQQLVAFKAKLLPDPTMQNIAGRLSDQDMADIAAHFATLAPGPAWPNTDAAVRAQGATLYAKGDPARKLIACAVCHGADGRGNDALVMPGIVNLAPAYAEGKLAEYREVVPYAHPSPQAMHAAAQGLTDEELTALATYVSSLK comes from the coding sequence ATGCCCACCCGTTTTCGTTCGGCTCTGCTCTGGCTCGCGCCTGTGCTGCTGGCTTCCCCTATCGTGGCCGCCGCACTTCAGACGGCTCCTGTAGCCACAGTGACTTTGCCCGTGTTGAAATTTACAACCCCCAATGCAGCGCGGGGCGCACAGATAAGCGCCAACTGCGCGGGCTGTCACGGCGTGGGTGGGGTCAGCAAAGACGAAGCGGTGCCCGCGTTGGCTGGACAGGTGGCGAGCTTTACGCGGCAACAATTGGTGGCTTTTAAAGCCAAACTGTTGCCTGATCCCACCATGCAAAACATCGCCGGACGCCTGAGCGATCAGGATATGGCCGACATCGCGGCCCACTTTGCCACGCTCGCTCCCGGCCCGGCGTGGCCGAATACTGACGCAGCGGTGCGGGCACAGGGCGCAACTCTTTATGCCAAGGGTGACCCGGCCCGTAAGCTGATCGCCTGTGCAGTGTGCCACGGAGCCGATGGGCGCGGGAATGACGCACTGGTGATGCCCGGCATAGTCAACCTTGCCCCCGCCTATGCCGAAGGGAAACTGGCCGAATACCGCGAAGTCGTGCCGTATGCCCACCCCAGCCCGCAGGCCATGCACGCCGCCGCGCAGGGGCTGACGGATGAGGAATTGACGGCGTTGGCAACGTATGTGAGCAGTTTGAAGTAG
- a CDS encoding class I SAM-dependent rRNA methyltransferase, with the protein MTGEVSTLPANLEQLLADAWAARAHLPASGTTFYRAVHTTETGGLFCVDLAGDAGILSLYADLWPADEQRLAEACAQAGQLAGVYLKRRPVEARHAANVARDLLSPPDPVWGEARPEVTVLEEGVPFLIRPGADLSVGLFADSRRARQWVREHATHQEGRVLNTFSYTCGFGVNALLGGASNVKNVDQSRKVLDWGQENYGLSGLDAPRTDFISGDVFEWLEHFRRRGQLFDLVILDPPSFARKKSGVWRAERDYARLATLAAKVTAPGGQLLAMLNHAGVSPVAFDRMMEIGLPEAARRGRLDVRLQLGEDYPQARHLKAHVWQLD; encoded by the coding sequence ATGACGGGTGAAGTTTCTACTCTTCCAGCCAATTTAGAACAGCTGTTGGCCGACGCTTGGGCGGCTCGGGCGCATCTTCCGGCTTCTGGCACCACGTTTTATCGGGCGGTGCATACCACCGAAACGGGCGGGCTGTTTTGCGTAGATCTGGCAGGTGACGCGGGCATTCTGAGCCTGTATGCCGACTTGTGGCCCGCCGATGAACAACGCCTGGCCGAAGCCTGTGCGCAGGCGGGGCAACTGGCGGGCGTGTACCTGAAGCGGCGGCCTGTGGAAGCGCGGCATGCGGCCAACGTTGCGCGTGACCTGCTCTCGCCGCCCGATCCCGTGTGGGGCGAGGCGCGGCCCGAAGTGACTGTGCTGGAGGAAGGCGTGCCATTCTTGATTCGGCCCGGTGCAGACCTGAGCGTGGGCCTCTTTGCCGATTCCCGCCGCGCCCGGCAGTGGGTACGCGAACACGCCACACACCAAGAGGGGCGGGTGCTGAATACCTTTTCGTATACCTGCGGCTTCGGCGTGAATGCCCTGTTGGGCGGCGCGAGCAACGTCAAAAATGTGGATCAGTCGCGCAAGGTGCTGGACTGGGGACAGGAAAATTACGGCCTCAGCGGGCTGGATGCGCCCCGAACCGACTTCATTTCCGGCGACGTGTTCGAGTGGCTGGAACACTTCCGGCGGCGCGGCCAACTGTTCGATCTGGTGATTCTTGACCCCCCCAGTTTTGCCCGCAAAAAGTCGGGCGTGTGGCGGGCCGAACGCGATTACGCCCGCCTTGCCACGCTGGCCGCCAAAGTCACGGCTCCCGGTGGGCAACTGCTGGCGATGCTGAACCATGCGGGCGTGTCTCCGGTGGCCTTTGATCGCATGATGGAAATTGGCCTGCCCGAAGCTGCGCGGCGGGGGCGGCTGGATGTGCGCCTGCAACTGGGCGAGGATTACCCGCAAGCACGGCATCTGAAGGCGCATGTGTGGCAACTGGACTAG
- a CDS encoding phospho-N-acetylmuramoyl-pentapeptide-transferase: MMILAAFLSWFLVGLFIRVSKARGWGQPVRKDGPQTHLVKEGTPTAGGVAFVLALAIVFFPLYLTGRAGDSRELLLMGVALGMGIIGGLDDFLKVVSRMRGSGKKELLAREKFPLQILVGLIFAYFAAPLASHELVPSFGTAGDIVLLTLVMVGSVNAFNFTDGLDGLLGGVAIIVLLPLLAVSPVSALLVAVLLGFLWFNAHPARVFMGDMGSHAIGAIAAGAYILYADVWLLPLAAIIPVVAVLSVVIQVVSFKTRGKRVFRMSPIQHHFELSGWPETHVTLRFWVITAVATAAVWWILGGRP, translated from the coding sequence ATGATGATCCTCGCGGCGTTCCTGTCTTGGTTTTTGGTGGGTCTGTTTATTCGGGTCAGCAAAGCGCGGGGCTGGGGGCAGCCGGTTCGCAAAGACGGGCCGCAAACCCATTTGGTGAAGGAAGGCACGCCCACGGCAGGCGGCGTGGCCTTCGTGCTGGCGCTAGCAATCGTGTTTTTTCCGCTGTACCTCACCGGGCGGGCGGGCGACTCGCGGGAATTGCTGCTGATGGGGGTGGCCCTCGGCATGGGCATCATCGGCGGGCTGGACGATTTTCTGAAAGTGGTATCGCGGATGCGGGGCAGCGGCAAAAAGGAACTGCTGGCCCGCGAAAAGTTTCCGCTGCAAATTCTGGTGGGCCTGATCTTCGCCTACTTTGCCGCGCCGCTTGCCAGCCATGAACTCGTGCCCTCGTTCGGCACGGCGGGCGACATTGTTTTGCTCACACTGGTCATGGTGGGTTCGGTCAACGCCTTCAACTTTACCGATGGGCTGGACGGCTTGCTGGGCGGCGTGGCGATCATCGTGCTGCTGCCGTTGCTGGCGGTGTCGCCTGTGTCGGCGCTGCTGGTGGCCGTGCTGCTGGGCTTCTTGTGGTTCAACGCACACCCGGCCCGCGTGTTCATGGGCGACATGGGCAGCCACGCCATCGGCGCTATCGCGGCGGGCGCGTACATCCTCTATGCCGATGTCTGGCTGCTGCCGCTGGCCGCCATCATTCCCGTCGTGGCCGTGCTGAGCGTGGTTATTCAAGTCGTATCGTTCAAAACGCGGGGCAAGCGCGTGTTCCGAATGAGTCCTATTCAGCACCATTTTGAGCTGAGCGGCTGGCCCGAAACACACGTCACGCTGCGGTTTTGGGTCATTACGGCGGTGGCGACGGCGGCAGTGTGGTGGATTCTGGGGGGCAGGCCGTAA
- a CDS encoding isocitrate/isopropylmalate dehydrogenase family protein, producing the protein MAKYRICLIEGDGIGHEVIPATRRVLDAAGFDAEYVIAEAGYEYFLDHGTSVPQATYDAVENTDATLFGAATSPSGIKPAGFTGAIRHLRQKYGLYANVRPTRTRPVPGAYENVDLVIVRENTQGLYVEQERRYGDTAIADTVITKDASERIGKFAADLAMKRDKRLTVVHKANVLPVTQGLFLNTILDHTKTVEGLNTSTMIVDNAAMQLVRNPRQFDVLVMTNMFGDILSDLAAGLVGGLGIAASGNVGDKFGIFESVHGSAPDIAGQGISNPTASILAAVLMLNHIGATELATKIDNAVNTVLTEGPRTRDLGGTAGTEEFTQAVIAQLK; encoded by the coding sequence ATGGCGAAGTACCGTATTTGTTTAATTGAGGGAGACGGCATCGGTCACGAGGTCATTCCCGCCACCCGCCGCGTTCTGGACGCTGCCGGGTTCGACGCAGAGTACGTAATCGCGGAAGCCGGTTACGAGTACTTCTTGGATCACGGCACCAGCGTGCCGCAGGCCACCTACGACGCGGTAGAAAACACCGACGCGACCCTGTTCGGCGCGGCCACCAGCCCCAGCGGCATCAAGCCTGCCGGGTTCACCGGGGCCATTCGCCACCTGCGCCAGAAGTACGGCCTGTATGCCAATGTGCGTCCCACACGCACCCGTCCTGTGCCCGGAGCCTACGAAAACGTAGATTTGGTCATCGTGCGCGAGAACACGCAGGGCTTATACGTGGAGCAGGAGCGGCGCTACGGCGACACGGCCATTGCCGACACCGTGATCACCAAAGACGCCAGCGAGCGCATCGGCAAATTTGCTGCCGACCTTGCCATGAAGCGTGACAAGCGCCTGACCGTCGTGCACAAGGCGAACGTGTTACCCGTGACGCAGGGCCTGTTTCTAAACACGATTCTGGATCACACCAAGACCGTAGAAGGCCTGAACACCAGCACCATGATCGTGGACAACGCCGCCATGCAGCTTGTCCGCAATCCCCGCCAATTCGACGTGCTGGTCATGACCAACATGTTCGGTGACATCCTGTCTGACCTCGCCGCCGGACTGGTGGGCGGGCTGGGCATCGCGGCCAGCGGCAACGTGGGCGACAAGTTCGGCATCTTCGAGTCGGTTCACGGCAGCGCCCCCGACATCGCCGGACAGGGAATCAGCAATCCTACCGCCAGCATTCTGGCCGCCGTACTGATGCTGAACCACATCGGCGCAACCGAACTGGCAACCAAAATAGACAACGCCGTGAACACCGTGCTGACCGAAGGCCCGCGCACCCGCGATTTGGGCGGCACGGCAGGCACGGAAGAATTTACTCAAGCGGTGATTGCACAGCTTAAGTAA
- a CDS encoding NAD(P)/FAD-dependent oxidoreductase: MIGAGVAGASVAYFLALAGATVTVLDAGLHAASTVPAALLNPVRGQSGAVDAGAVEGMALTWELVQTLVGGGYDVPHGKTGVLRPVPDARTRARFEKRLPAELAHTWLTPAESPVPLSPGWDAILHLPEGGWLDGAAFTRALLAASGARVVLGQARKWDATSVELHGGTRLEGKAVVWCGGSVGASWAGHPATHRAGTMLLLSRPVSPLPISFGAYLSPAAPSGKALGGVLGATFEEPSLTFNAGPLPLGSLDWLLKKGDALADMSGVQVTGRWSGSRLSGLRVGQTQQGWWQLTGLGSKGFLLGPLRARELAGQVVG, translated from the coding sequence GTGATCGGAGCGGGCGTAGCAGGCGCGTCGGTGGCCTATTTTCTGGCACTGGCAGGGGCAACTGTGACGGTGCTGGATGCAGGCCTTCACGCGGCCAGCACGGTTCCGGCGGCCTTGTTGAACCCAGTGCGCGGGCAATCGGGCGCGGTAGACGCTGGAGCGGTGGAAGGCATGGCGCTGACTTGGGAGTTGGTTCAGACCCTAGTTGGTGGCGGATACGACGTGCCACACGGTAAGACTGGCGTGTTGCGGCCTGTGCCCGATGCCCGCACCCGCGCCCGCTTTGAAAAACGCTTACCCGCCGAACTTGCCCACACTTGGCTCACTCCGGCTGAATCGCCTGTGCCGCTCAGCCCCGGCTGGGACGCCATTTTACATCTGCCGGAAGGTGGTTGGCTGGACGGCGCGGCCTTCACGCGGGCACTCTTGGCGGCGTCGGGGGCGCGGGTGGTGCTGGGACAGGCACGCAAGTGGGACGCGACATCGGTAGAGTTACACGGCGGTACACGGCTGGAAGGAAAAGCGGTGGTGTGGTGCGGCGGCTCTGTTGGCGCAAGCTGGGCGGGCCACCCTGCTACCCACCGCGCCGGAACCATGCTGCTGCTCTCGCGGCCTGTGTCTCCGCTGCCCATCAGCTTCGGCGCTTACCTCTCCCCTGCTGCCCCCTCTGGAAAAGCACTGGGTGGTGTGCTAGGCGCGACTTTTGAGGAACCCTCGCTCACTTTTAATGCTGGCCCGCTGCCGCTGGGATCGCTAGACTGGCTGCTGAAAAAGGGTGACGCACTGGCCGACATGAGCGGCGTGCAAGTCACCGGGCGCTGGAGCGGCTCGCGGTTGTCGGGTCTGAGGGTGGGCCAAACGCAGCAGGGCTGGTGGCAACTGACCGGACTGGGCAGCAAGGGCTTTTTGCTGGGGCCACTGCGGGCGCGGGAGTTGGCGGGGCAGGTCGTAGGCTGA